A part of Diachasmimorpha longicaudata isolate KC_UGA_2023 chromosome 11, iyDiaLong2, whole genome shotgun sequence genomic DNA contains:
- the LOC135167543 gene encoding cytochrome P450 4C1-like yields MFFMKMGWLSLNSGLVASANSVVIVWLLGGIVILILIHWRNQIKEFFVFQKKIRNCGLRAVPGIPLLGNSLEFRDSDKTIFTLAKMSQQMESGTFTVWFGPMMKVVVTDPRDYEIIMSSPKAAEKDIVYKFMEPVVVNGLINGGGPTYRAHKKLVVPLINGGNSITEHIKQFNIQTKRMIAKMENLLGGGEFNIHDIIVPCVADIVSETIFGIPGNAQDGGENVLMEVSEPLLHILYKRMMNIWLWPWPIFVRTSLGREFKDMSSAIHKFLNSVITKKRQEFLKMERDGVQVDLSTRPVFDQIMAHIMKTNAWSDQDCRSELFTLFVGSHDTIAGVSCFVALMLAMFPEVQKKARDEIREVVGNRDLTEEDTINLKWMDAVVRETIRLFPVGPLLARQMTGDLKLATCTLPKGASVFLLPFATHRDPKHWKEPNKFMPERFFGESAKNRHMWAFVPFSGGVRSCPGSKYGTISIKIIISHIIRNYELSTTNKYDTMDMHAHISTRCPAGYNISITKVKD; encoded by the exons atgttttttatgaaaatgggGTGGTTATCACTCAACAGTGGATTAGTGGCATCGGCAAATTCGGTGGTGATTG TGTGGCTGTTGGGTGGAATTGTTATATTGATATTGATACATTGGCGAAATCAAATTAAagagtttttcgtatttcaaaaaaaaataagaaattgtGGACTTCGTGCTGTGCCGGGGATACCACTGCTGGGCAATTCCCTGGAATTTAGGGATTCAGACA AAACTATTTTTACATTAGCCAAAATGAGTCAGCAAATGGAATCTGGTACATTTACTGTTTGGTTTGGACCGATGATGAAAGTGGTTGTAACCGATCCACGAGATTACGAG ATTATAATGAGTAGTCCAAAAGCAGCGGAAAAGGACATCGTGTACAAGTTTATGGAGCCTGTGGTAGTGAATGGTCTGATAAACGGAGGAG GACCTACGTATCGTGCGCATAAGAAGTTAGTAGTACCCCTCATTAACGGGGGTAATTCGATTACTGAGCACATCAAACAGTTCAACATTCAGACCAAGCGAATGATTGCTAAAATGGAGAACCTCCTGGGAGGCGGAGAGTTTAATATTCACGATATAATCGTTCCATGTGTTGCAGACATTGTCTCTG AGACTATATTTGGAATTCCTGGAAATGCTCAGGACGGCGGTGAGAATGTGCTGATGGAAGTCTCTGAACC ACTTCTTCACATTTTATACAAACGAATGATGAATATCTGGTTATGGCCTTGGCCAATTTTTGTCCGCACAAGTTTGGGACGAGAATTCAAAGACATGTCATCAGCGATTCATAAGTTTCTGAACAGT GTTATTACGAAGAAGCGGCAGGAATTCCTTAAGATGGAGCGTGATGGAGTCCAGGTAGACTTGTCAACAAGACCCGTCTTTGATCAGATCATGGCGCATATTATGAAAACTAATGCATGGAGTGATCAAGACTGTAGATCCGAACTCTTCACTTTATTCGTAGGC TCTCACGATACAATCGCCGGAGTGAGTTGCTTCGTCGCCCTGATGCTCGCAATGTTCCCGGAAGTTcag AAAAAAGCTCGTGATGAGATCCGAGAAGTTGTGGGAAATCGTGATTTGACGGAGGAAGACACTATTAATTTGAAGTGGATGGATGCGGTAGTACGAGAGACTATCAGACTATTCCCAGTCGGACCGCTATTGGCACGACAGATGACCGGAGATCTCAAGCTTG CTACTTGCACCCTCCCAAAAGGTGCCTCCGTGTTCCTTCTACCTTTCGCCACCCACAGAGATCCAAAACACTGGAAGGAACCCAATAAGTTTATGCCCGAACGTTTCTTCGGTGAGAGTGCGAAAAACAGACACATGTGGGCTTTCGTTCCATTCAGTGGTGGAGTGAGAAGTTGTCCTG GTTCCAAATACGGTACGATCAGCATAAAGATCATCATAAGCCATATAATCCGCAACTATGAATTATCAACGACCAACAAATATGATACAATGGACATGCATGCGCACATATCCACGCGATGCCCAGCGGGATATAACATATCCATAACAAAAGTAAAAGATTAA